The following proteins are co-located in the Pochonia chlamydosporia 170 chromosome 6, whole genome shotgun sequence genome:
- a CDS encoding protein import receptor MAS20-related protein (similar to Metarhizium robertsii ARSEF 23 XP_007821253.1), which produces MVQTSTVVTATVATAATGILAYALYFDYRRRSHAEFRRDLRRNERRQVRAEKDEAEASTRAQRDAIKAKVDEAKEEGFPTGVEEREAYFNEQVMSGEMLSSDPSKAVESALAFYKGLKVYPAPGDLIKIYDSTVPKPILDILAEMIAYDSSLDIRSRPSGGINLGDIPNVGLD; this is translated from the exons ATGGTCCAAACGTCAACCGTAGTGACGGCCACCGTCGCAACCGCCGCCACAGGCATCCTCG CGTACGCCCTCTACTTTGActaccgccgccgcagccatgCCGAGTTCCGCCGCGATTTAAGGAGAAACGAGCGCCGGCAGGTTCGCGCCGAAAAGGACGAGGCCGAGGCTTCGACACGCGCTCAGCGggatgccatcaaggccaaggttgatgaggccaaggaggagggaTTCCCcactggtgttgaagagCGCGAGGCCTACTTTAACGAGCAGGTTATGTCGGGAGAGATGCTGAGCTCGGATC CTTCCAAGGCTGTCGAGTCCGCTCTTGCCTTCTACAAGGGCCTCAAGGTCTACCCTGCCCCTGGGGACCTGATCAAGATCTACGACAGCACCGTCCCCAAG CCTATATTAGACATCCTCGCCGAGATGATTGCATACGACTCCAGCCTGGACATTCGCTCCCGCCCCTCAGGTGGCATCAACCTCGGCGACATTCCCAACGTCGGCCTCGACTAA
- a CDS encoding flavodoxin and radical SAM domain-containing protein (similar to Coccidioides immitis RS XP_001240193.1), with translation MSAVCEKTDPLQGVFGVHHGTKFDDIVELWHGHRTPIIFCALIVLVAIRFYIHNVEDAEPLKSIPKQFETKVIPDGTSKQSDIDVSEKTTAKSNGPRRIKGGVTKKPATEEKDQYDKSRPIKIMVFFSSVTTKTEKIAQQYLSSLERSVDQLSRETERQFLKPELHDLADIDFEDFFVSPAKTADNAYLFYLFLIPSYNIDTINDTLLQHLEETHHDFRIDTAPLAPLLGYSVFGFGDREGWPDEAEGYCFQAKEVDKWMSKLTGRKRAYPVGMGDMKSDHADRFQEWTLGVQEVIGHVARTGTLGEGVTGSGDAMESDAEDVAEEDDGEVLFEDDASSDDKESSRPLDDVEDLGRMIRPSNGGRTANAANGKKAPLAVDFTSYGSSTKKRTPVAPVIKEMVAKNSPTYAALTKQGYTIVGSHSGVKICRWTKSALRGRGSCYKYSLYGINSHQCMETTPSLSCSNKCVFCWRHGTNPVGTTWRWVVDPPDMIFAGVKEGHYKKIKMMRGVPGVRAERYAEALKIRHCALSLVGEPIFYPHINEFLAMLHAERISSFLVCNAQHPDQLAALKAVTQLYVSIDASNKDSLRKIDRPLHRDFWERFQRCLDILREKRFRHRTVFRLTLVKGFNVEDEAEGYAQLVERGLPCFVEVKGVTYCGTSTSSNAGLSMSNVPFYWEVCEFVRALERKLKDKGLPYGIAAEHAHSCCILLASERFLVDGKWHTHIDYKRFFELLEERGPDGEWTPEDYMGEPTPEWALWGNGGFDPRDDRVDRKGRKIENVVVREAPPPESW, from the exons ATGTCTGCGGTTTGCGAGAAAACGGACCCTCTGCAGGGCGTCTTTGGTGTGCACCACGGGACGAAGTTTGACG ATATCGTCGAACTGTGGCATGGCCATCGGACGCCCATTATCTTTTGTGCACTGATCGTACTGGTCGCGATTCGGTTCTATATCCACAATGTTGAGGACGCGGAACCACTCAAGAGCATTCCAAAACAATTTGAGACGAAAGTTATCCCAGACGGCACGAGCAAGCAGTCTGACATTGACGTTTCCGAAAAGACAACTGCCAAATCGAACGGACCTAGACGAATTAAGGGCGGCGTAACGAAGAAGCCAGCTacagaagaaaaagaccaGTATGACAAGAGCCGGCCCATCAAGATTATGGTGTTCTTCTCATCGGTTACGACCAAGACGGAAAAGATTGCCCAGCAATACCTGAGCAGCTTGGAACGGTCTGTTGATCAGCTTTCTCGCGAGACGGAGCGCCAATTTTTAAAACCCGAACTTCATGACCTAGCGGACATTGATTTCGAGGACTTTTTCGTTAGCCCTGCCAAGACAGCCGACAACGCCTATCTGTTCTACTTATTCCTCATACCCAGCTACAACATTGACACAATCAACGACACCTTGCTGCAGCACCTCGAAGAGACGCATCATGATTTCAGAATCGACACGGCGCCGTTAGCACCTCTTCTTGGATACTCTGTTTTTGGATTCGGAGACAGAGAAGGCTGGCCTGACGAGGCAGAAGGTTATTGCTTCCAGGCCAAGGAGGTGGATAAATGGATGTCCAAATTGACAGGTCGCAAACGCGCGTACCCAGTCGGCATGGGTGACATGAAGAGTGATCATGCAGATCGATTCCAGGAATGGACACTGGGAGTTCAGGAGGtcattggccatgttgctCGAACCGGAACATTGGGGGAAGGTGTTACCGGCAGTGGCGATGCGATGGAGAGTGACGCAGAGGACGTAGcggaggaagacgatggtGAGGTCTTGTTCGAGGATGATGCATCTAGCGATGACAAGGAATCCTCCCGACCCTTAGATGATGTGGAGGATTTAGGACGCATGATTCGACCATCTAACGGCGGCCGCACTGCTAATGCTGCCAATGGGAAGAAAGCACCACTTGCCGTTGATTTCACATCGTATGGTTCATCTACGAAGAAGCGAACACCAGTTGCTCCTGTTATCAAAGAAATGGTGGCCAAAAACTCACCTACATATGCAGCCCTGACCAAGCAAGGCTACACAATCGTCGGCTCACACTCGGGCGTGAAAATCTGTCGGTGGACAAAATCTGCTCTCCGCGGCCGAGGAAGTTGCTACAAATACTCGCTATACGGCATCAATTCCCATCAGTGCATGGAGACGACTCCCTCTCTATCTTGCTCCAACAAGTGCGTTTTCTGCTGGCGACACGGCACCAACCCCGTTGGCACTACATGGCGATGGGTGGTCGACCCCCCGGACATGATTTTCGCAGGCGTCAAAGAAGGCCACTATAAAAAGATCAAGATGATGCGTGGCGTCCCGGGTGTACGGGCAGAGCGATACGCGGAAGCCCTCAAGATCCGCCACTGCGCACTCTCACTAGTCGGAGAGCCCATCTTCTACCCTCATATCAACGAATTCCTCGCCATGCTCCACGCGGAACGCATCTCCTCCTTCCTCGTCTGCAACGCCCAGCACCCAGACCAGCTCGCTGCCCTCAAGGCCGTCACCCAGCTGTACGTCTCCATCGACGCCTCTAACAAAGACTCCCTCCGCAAAATCGACAGGCCCCTCCACCGAGACTTCTGGGAACGTTTCCAGCGCTGCCTCGACATTCTCCGCGAGAAGCGCTTCCGCCACCGCACCGTCTTCCGCCTCACCCTCGTCAAGGGCTTCAACGTagaagacgaggcagaagGGTATGCGCAGCTCGTGGAGCGCGGACTCCCCTGCTTCGTGGAAGTCAAGGGCGTCACCTACTGCGGTACGTCGACTTCCTCCAACGCAGGTCTGAGCATGTCCAACGTCCCTTTTTACTGGGAAGTGTGCGAGTTTGTGAGAGCTCTGGAGAGGAAGCTCAAGGATAAGGGATTGCCGTATGGTATTGCGGCGGAACATGCGCACAGTTGTTGTATCCTGCTGGCTAGTGAGCGATTCCTCGTCGATGGCAAGTGGCATACGCATATTGATTATAAGCGCTTCTTTGAACTGCTTGAGGAGAGAGGCCCGGATGGCGAGTGGACGCCGGAGGATTATATGGGTGAACCAACGCCTGAGTGGGCTTTGTGGGGGAATGGAGGATTTGATCCGAGGGATGATCGTGTGGATAGGAAGGGGAGGAAGATTGAGAATGTTGTTGTTCGAGAGGCGCCACCGCCGGAGAGTTGGTAG